A segment of the Chitinophagaceae bacterium genome:
TCTTTCGATTTAAACACACTACTTCGCCCCAACATCAAGTCCCTAACGCCCTACTCTTCTGCAAGGGATGAGTTTCATGGTGAGGCAAAGATTTTTCTTGATGCAAACGAAAACAGCATTGGTTCACCTTTGGTGAAATGGTATAACCGTTATCCCGATCCTTATCAGCATAAGATCAAAGAAAAATTATCTGCTATTAAAGGCGTTTCACCCAAACAGATTTTCATTGGTAATGGCAGTGACGAATGTATTGATCTGCTGTACCGTGCTTTCTGCAACCCGGGGAAAGATAATGTCATTATTTGTCCGCCTACTTACGGCATGTATGAAGTAAGTGCCAACATCAACGATATTGAATTACGCACAGCACCCTTGCTGAATGATTATCAGTTAGACCTGGTGCATATGGAAACACTGGTGGATGCAAACACCAAACTCATCTGGATCTGTTCACCCAACAATCCAACCGGCAACAGCATTAACCGTGATGATATTGAAATGGTTCTGAATAATTTTGACGGACTGGTAATTGTAGATGAAGCTTATATCAACTTTGCCCGTCAGCGTTCCTGCATTTCCCTGTTAAATGAATATCCAAACCTGGTAGTAATGCAGACACTCAGCAAAGCATGGGGGCTGGCAGGTTTACGTTTGGGAATGTCATTTGCCAGTGAAGAAATCATCAGCATCTATAATAAAATCAAACCACCTTATAATATCAGTGAAGCAGTGCAGGAATTGGTGATCAAAGCACTGGATAATGTGGAAGAAGTAAATGCCATGATCCAGGAACTGGTGAAAGAAAGAGGCAGGCTTGAAGAAGGGTTATCAAAACTGAATGTGGTAGAACGCATCTATCCTTCTGATGCAAATTTTTTACTGGTGAAAGTGGTTCATGCAAGAGCTATTTATGAATACTTACTCTCCAATCAGATTGTGGTACGTGACCGCAGTAAAGTGATTCTTTGTGAAGGATGTTTACGGATAACTGTAGGAACGGCAAGAGAGAATGATGAGATGCTGAACGCTTTGCAGAAGTTTATTGTTTAATGCTAACTTTAAACGCAGAAACAAAACCATTATGAACAGAATTATTTCATCAGTCATTTTCATTTTCGCTGTAACATTTACAGCCTGTGCGAATGATTCAACAAAAAACAGTCAAACCGCAAACAACGGTGGATTGAAACTGCCTGCCGGTTTTACAGCAACGGTTGTTGCTGATAAACTCGGTAATGCACGTCATATAGTTGTAAACAGTAATGGCGATGTGTATGTAAAACTGGAACGGTTGAAAGATGGCAAAGGTATTCTCCGTTTAAGAGATACCAACGGCGATGGCATTGCAGATGAAACTGTTGCTTTCGGAAATTTTGCAGGTACCGGCATTGCAATCAATAATGGATATCTCTATGCATCATCTGATGAAGCAGTGTACCGTTTCAAATTCAACAGTAAATATGAAGTGGAAAATCCTGATCAGCCTGAAGTAATTGTAACTGGTTTAGTGAATAAACGTCAGCACTCATCAAAATCATTGGTATTTGATAATACTGGAAATATGTATGTTACTATTGGAGCTCCCTCCAATGCCTGCCAGGAAAAAGATCGTACAGCAGGATCACCCGGACAAACACCCTGCCCTAGTCTAGAAACTGCAGGTGGTGTATGGCAATTCAATCCAAACAAACTCAATCAAACCTATGCAGATGGTGTTCGTTATATCACAGGCTTACGAAATGTTGTTGGATTAGACTGGAACTCATCCATGAATGAATTGTATGTAACGCAGCATGGCCGTGACCAGTTGAATCAATTACATCCCACACAATATTCAGTTGAACAGAGTGCAGAATTACCTGCTGAAGAATTTTTCATCGCAAAAAAAGGAATGGACTTCGGCTGGCCTTTTTGCTATTACGATCCAATTCAGAAAAAGAAAGTACTTGGCCCTGAATATGGTGGTGATGGAAAAATAGAAGGGCTCTGCGGAACAAAAGAAAAACCAATGTATGCATTTCCTGCACACTGGGCACCCAATGCTTTATTGTTTTATACAGCTAAGAAATTTCCTTCAAAATACCAGGGCGGTGCATTCATTGCTTTCCATGGCAGCTGGAACAGGGCACCATTGAAACAGGGTGGCTACAATATTGTTTTCCTTCCCATGAAAGATGGTAAACCAAGCGGCGAATATGAAATTTTTGCTGATGATTTTGCAGGTGGCGAAGAATTCTTAACTCCTGCTAAAGCAAAGCACCGTCCATGCGGATTGGCAATGGGAACAGACGGTTCCATGTATATCTCCGATGACCAGGGAGGCACTATCTGGAAAATAACTTATACAGGCGAAAAATAAGATTGATGAAGAAAATTTCTATTGCAGCGGTTCTGATCATTGGATTTATTGCTGTATCATTCAGTTCTGAACAAAAAGATTTTAAAGAATCCTTCCAGCGGGGCAAAGCAGTTTATAAGAAAGTGTGTATTACCTGTCACCAGCCTGATGGCGATGGTGTACCGAGAATGATTCCACCGTTGAGCAAAACAAAATATATACTGGGTGCAAAAGAAAAGCTGGTACATATCCTTGTAAAAGGATTAAACGAAGAAGTAGAAGTGAATGGAGATTTTTACAATACCCCTATGCCGGCGCAACCGCAACTGACTAACCAGGAAATAGCAGATGTATTAACCTTTGTAAGAAACAGTTTTGGGAATAAAGCAGCAGCGGTAACTGTAGCAGAAGTAATTAATATCAGGAAAAAAATTAAATAAGATGAAGCGAGTATTATTTATTGATCGTGACGGTACATTAATCAACGAAGCTCCACCAACCTATCAGCTTGATTCATTTGATAAACTGAGTTTTTATCCGGATGTATTTTTTTACCTGCGGAAGATTGCTGCTGAAATGGATTACGAGTTAGTAATGCCTACCAATCAGGATGGATTGGGTACAGCCGGTTTTCCTGAAGATACTTTCTGGCCACTGCACAATTTTGTACTGAAGAGTTTTGAAAGCGAGGCTGTACACTTTTCAGAAGTATTAATTGACCGAACCTTCCCGCATGAAAATGCCCCTACCAGGAAGCCGGGCATTGGCATGTTTACCAAATATCTTAACAACCCTGCATACGATCTGGCTAATTCATTTGTTATTGGCGACCGCATTACAGATATTCAGCTGGCAAAAAATCTTGGCTGCAAAGGAATCTGGATCAACAATGATGCAAGTCTTGGTGCTGCTGAAATAAAAGACCAGGTGGCTGATCTGCGTCAGTCAACCATTGTACTTGAAACCATTCACTGGAAAGAAATTTATGAGTTCCTGAAACTGGGTTTGCGTACAGTTGTACATGAACGTAATACCAATGAAACAAAGATCCGTGTTGAACTGAACTTAGATGGAAGCGGTAAAGCAAACATCAGCACAGGTCTTGGATTCTTTGATCACATGCTCGATCAGATTGCACGTCACGGCAAAATGGATCTCAACATCACTACTAATGGTGATCTGCATATTGATGAACACCACAGCATTGAAGATACCGGTATTGCTCTTGGTGAAGCCTTTGCAAAAGCTTTGGCTGATAAGCGTGGACTGGAACGTTATGGCTTTGCTTTACCAATGGATGAAGCAGAAGCAAAAGTGCTGATTGATTTCGGCGGTCGCAACTGGATCGTCTGGAATGCAACGTTCAAACGTGAAAAGATTGGTGAAATGCCAACGGAAATGTTCTTTCACTTTTTCAAATCATTCAGCGATGCCGCAAAGTGTAATCTCAATATTGAATGCCACGGCGATAATGAACATCATAAAATTGAAGCCATCTTCAAGGCCTTTGCAAAGGCCATTCGTATGGCTGTAAAACGGGATCCGTTGAGCAATTATCTTCCTTCAACCAAAGGGGTGCTGTAAATGGGCATAACTCATTCCACTGATAAAAGATTGCCATTCGTGTGATTTTTGTCATACCGGAGTAAAATTTCTATAATTAGTTTTATTTAAAATTTAGTTATGGAAGCAATCCTGGTTCCGGTAGACTTTTCATCTACATCAATGAACGCAGCAGCCTATGCCATGAATTATGCAAGGCAGGTAGGTGGCAAGCTCATCCTTGTTCATGTGTTTGAATGTCCGCTTGTGTACCCTACTTACCAGGGAGCAGAAATAACTCCACAGGGTTTGCGTGATATCAATATAAAAGAACTGCATTTATTGGCAGCTCAGTTAACAGAGAAAGAACCCTTGGTGAAAGTGGAGTGCATGCTGTTTGATGGCAAACTGATTGAAGTCATTAAACAACTGGAAGAATCCATGCAGATTTCAATGGTGATCATGGGAATTACCGGAGTTGGAAAAATGACGGAAAAACTGGTAGGCAGCAATACATTAGATGTAAGCAAATATATCTCAACTCCCGTACTCATCATCCCTGAAAAAGTTTCTTTTGTACGGATAACAGATATTGGTTTAACAACTGATTTCCGTGATGTGCAGGAAACCATACCGGAGAAAATGGTGAAGAAGATCATAGATACAACCGGAGCCAAACTGCATGTGCTGAATGTTGATTATGCATATCAATGGACAGAAGATGTATTGTTTGAAAGCGGGCTGGTGGAAAATATGTTTGAACACTATCATCCCAAGTATCATTTTATCGACAGGGATAATTTAGTGGATGGCCTCAATGAATACGCCGAAAAATACAGCATTGAATTACTGATCGTTATCCCGCAAAAACATAATATTATTGAAAAGCTGTTTGCAGGAAGCCATACCAAAGAGCTGGTTTTTCATGGCGAAGTACCCGTGCTGGTGATGCATAATACAGTGAAGCAGCCTGCAATGGCATAGCTTTGCATTCAGATATTTTTTCTTGCGCAGGTCTCCCGACCTGTGCATGGCCGTTACTTGATTTATTGAATGATTCAGTTGAGTTAATTCCAACTTTTTTTGTGAGATGGTAATTGTTTGGCATCAGGCAGTAAGGTTTGTGCCCGATTGTTTTTCTACTTTCTGTAAAGCTTTATGCATATGCAGCAAATCCAGATTAAAAAAACTGCAAAACTGATTTTCTGAATTACCGGTAAATAAACAATCATTCCTTTTGAGTAATAAACATAATTATTCAGTACAACCAGTAAAATATTCATAAGCCCAAATGCAAAAAGGTTGAACCACTTTACCTGGTAGAGACCAAGCAAGGTTCCAATTGTTGCAATAAGTCCAAATGCAGATGCAAGATTTGTAATTGAATCGTGGTCAAGTCCTGTAAACAAAAGGAATGCGGTTGACATTGAAAGTAAACCCGCAACCGGGATGCTCAGTTTGAGTTTTTTGCTGATATTGGTATGCCATGAAAACAGAATCCAGAAAAGCGAAAGAGTAATGCAAAGTACAAACAGTCCCATCATAGCAACCGGCTTTGCAGAATTAGGTTGCCCGTTCTGAGCGTTTTCACCCAGCAGGTTGCACCAGTAATTATTTACCAGGCTGAACCCAACAGAATGTTTGTCGGCCTGTGAACCACCCGGGTAAAAAAAAGCAGCAACAATATAAAGCACAATAAAAAGTATTGCGCCAAAAATGGGCGTCAAAATCAGAATACTTTTGTACTTGTTTGTTTGATTTGACAAAATGTTATTATTACTGGTAACTTTTAGGTATCAGGTCAGGATAACTACACTAGAGAGAAGAATAATGAGTTGAAATAATATTTCATACACTAATATCATCTGCTTCCAGCAATTCAAAAAAAAACTTTTTAGACCTTGATGTTTCAATATTAAATGGTATTAGAGCGATTAGATAGATAAATAATGTCACAAAAAAAAGAATTAAAAAGCCATAATTCATATCACCTTTTGAATAAATCATCCTGCCTGTTGAAATCATCCCGTTAATTAAGAATAACAACATGATAAACCACATTGTGTAAGTATAAATATGCATTCTTAATCTTACTACAACTTTTGCTGTGTTATTATTTTTCAGAATTTCTCCTTCAATAACCGGAAGAAATGAATTTCTGCCATCTATTCGACGGCTGATTCGAAATTTGTTATCCCAAATCTTACCATAATAAGGCTTGTTTTCAATTGAATAATCAAAGTTGAAGCTAAAAAACTGGGGCTCAAGAGTTATTTTTTCTCTTAGTCTATGCATAACCTCATCTTCTGTCAGACTCGTATGAATTTTGATGCGTTTATATGGGAAGTAGTTCATTCAATTTTTGCATTTATGTTACAGTTGTTGAGCTCAGCAAGCGGAGTTTGCTACTCAAACCTCAACGCCTTCACCGGGCTTATCTTTTCACCAGCAGAGAAGGAATCAATAAAATCAGGAAGCTCACCACAAACGTAATGATATTGATCAGCAGCACCTGCCACCAGATAACCCTGATGGGTGCAGAAGAAACATAATAAGCAGCTTCATCTAATTTAATAAAGTGTGTAGTTTGCTGCAGCCAGCAGATGCCAAGGCCGAGTAATGTACCAAGTATCATTCCTGCAATGGCAATGATCAATGCCTGGTTCCAAAAAAATGACCTGTATGGTTGAATCAGCTGCACCGGTTGCTTTCAGCAGTCCAATCATTTTTGAACGTTCCAGTACCAATATAATTAAACAGGAAATTAAATTGATGACAGCCACAATACAGATAATGATTAAGATCACCTGCTTGTTGGTGCTTTGCAGTTCAAGCCAGTCGAAGATGTTGGGATAAATTTCACGCAGTGGTGTGCTGAACCATTGCACAGGAATCTGGTCGAGCAGTTCATTATTGGTGCGGTAATCTTTTTCTGTAATCAAACAACGTCAGTTCATACCCTCCTATCTGCGTGGCTGTCCAACCGTTCAGTTTGCGGATGAGATTGATATCAACGATTGCAAATGTTTTATCATATTCTTCAATGCCTGTTTTATAAATACCGCAGATGGTAACAGGCCGCACTCTTGGTGTGGTGCTGTTGTTGTCAATAAAATAAATCAGTATCCTTTCGCCCACTGTTGCATTGATCTGTTTGGATGTATAGGCAGAGATAAGGATTTGATTATTGGTTAAGCTATCATCAAACTTCAGCCATTTTCCTTTGGTGATAAAAGGTTCCAGTCTTTCACGGGAAAAATTCTTCTCCACTCCTTTCAGCAAAACACCTTCAATTGTCTCGGTTTTTTTCAACATGGCCGATTTCGTTGCAAACGCATCTACCAGCTTCACCGATTTGTTTGCACGCAATATGTTATAGACTGTATCGTTTTTCTCTTCAGGAAGTTCTTCGGCCAATCCTGATATAGAAGATTGCTGTTGCTGCACACGGAGATGTCCCCAGAAGCTGAACACCTTACTGCTCACAGTGTATTGAAATCCTTCCACAAAAGCAAAGGCAAGGATCATAACGGCCACACTGATAGCAGTTGCAGCAGCCGACAGTCGGATGATGAACCGGGAAAAAGATTGGTTCTTTTGAAAAACCAGGCGGCGGGCTATGAAGGAGGCTACGTTCAAACCAGTTAACTTTGAATGGTTGTAAAACTAATGGATTCTGAAAACATGCAGCAGTTAAAAATTACGTTTTGGTTTTTTCTTCTTCTCGTATCCTCTGTCAACTTGTTTGCACAGGAACCCGATAAGATTTACCGCAGCAATATCCGTTCAGTAAAACTGACGGTGCAGGGCGATCAGTTAACCTATCCCGTTATGCGGCTCAACAGTGGCGATCAGCTGGAACTGCATTTTGATGATATGGATGCTGATGTAAAATATTATTCCTACACATTTGTTCTCTGCAATGCCGACTGGTCTCCTGCCATGCTCAGCCAGTTTGATTACATGAAAGGATTTTCCAATGTACGCATCGGCACTTACCGTAACTCATCCATTGCATTAACACGTTACACACATTATACCTGTAACCTGCCCGACCGTAATACAACTCCAACACGCAGCGGTAACTATATGCTGAAGGTGTTTGTAAATGGCGATACTTCACAACTTGCTTTAACTAAACGTTTCCTGGTGATTGATAACAAAGTAAGTGCTGGTGCAACAGTACTGCAGCCTTTCAACTCCATGTATTTTAAAACGCATCAGAAATTGCAGTTCACAGTAAATGTGCAGAACATAAAACCAACCAATATTTTTCAGCAGATCAAAATTGTGATCCTGCAGAATAACCGTTGGGATAACTGTACAAGAAATATTCAGCCAACATTCATCCGTCAGAATATCTTAGAATACAATACTGAAGCAGATGGTTTATTTGCTGCACAGAAAGAATGGCGATGGGTAAACCTTACCAGTTTCCGTTTGCAGACTGAACGAATTGAAAAAGCAGATTATACAAACAAAGGTCAAACGCTATTTGTAAAACCGGAGGGAGAACGCAACTCTCTTCATTATATGTACTACCGTGATGCCAATGGAATGTATGAGCTGAGAAACATCGAACAGAATAATCCATACTGGCAGGGCGATTATGCTAGTGTATGGTTCAGGTATGTAAGTCCCGACAGACAGCCAATTCCTGATAAAGACATTTATCTGTTTGGTGAACTCACGAATTATGAAATCACCGATGCCAACCGCATGATCTTTAATGAAGAAACAGGCATGTATGAAAACAAACAGCTGTTGAAGCAGGGCATGTACGATTATATTTACATTACAAAAGATAAAAAAACAAAGCAGTTGAGTACTGATCAAACAGAAGGCAACTGGTGGGAAACAGAAAATAATTACAGCATTCTTGTTTACTACCGTGAGTTAGGCGGAAGAGCTGATGAGCTGATTGGTATTACACAGGTGAATTCGATTGCAAACAGGCCAAACTTTAATAACAGAAACTGATCAGTTGAAATTGGAGAAAATACTCAACTTCTCCTGTCAAACTTCAAATTTCGAATTTCAAATTATCTTCAATCCCTTATCTTTGCGGCGGCAGGTCTTGCACGACCAGCTCCTGCTGAACTCCCCCAGGGTGGGAACGCAGCAAGGGTAAGCGGTTGTAGCGGTGCGATGTAAGTAACCTGCCATTTTTTTTCCTTTTTTGAAGATGCTCCTAAACAAACTGATCATGCAACAATCTTCAAAAAACAATTAAACTCCTGTAATGAAATTTTTTATTGACACGGCCAACCTGGCCCAAATTAAAGAAGCAAACGAATTTGGAATCTTAGATGGTGTTACCACCAACCCCTCCCTGATGGCTAAAGAAGGCATCAAAGGACATGAAGCAGTGATGCAGCATTACAAAACCATTTGTGAAATGGTTGATGGCGACATCAGTGCCGAAGTAATCAGTACCGATTTTGCCGGTATTGTGGAAGAAGGTAAAAATTGGCAGCAATTCATCCGAATATCGTGGTGAAAGTGCCGATGATCAGGGATGGTATCAAAGCATTAAAATGGTTCAGCGATAACAGCATTAAAACCAATTGTACTTTAGTATTCAGTGCAGGTCAGGCAATCCTTGCTGCAAAAGCCGGTGCAACCTACGTATCTCCTTTTATTGGCCGTATTGACGACAGTGGTTGGGATGGCATGGAACTGATTGGACAGATCAGCAATATTTATTCTTTACAGGGATATGAAACACAGATCCTCGCAGCTTCTATCCGTTCATCTTTGCATATTGTGCAGGCTGCTGAATTGGGCGCTGATGTTGTTACCTGTCCGTTAGAACCAATCCTTGGTTTATTAAAACATCCGTTAACTGATCTCGGACTGGCGAAGTTCTTAGAAGATGCCAAGAAATTTCAGTAAATAATTAATAGTTGATATTGAAAAGCTGTTGAATAATGTTCAACAGCTTTTTTATTTTAGTCTATTCAATCGTTCCGTAACAGGTATTTTTGATAGAACAATCATATTTACTTTTCTTGTTTGGAAATAATACTCCAAAGTTTGGTTTCTTCTCAGGATATACTTTCACTGTAGATGCCTTTTTAAAAACAACATCTTTATTACACAGCCACAATACCCGGATAGTATCATTATTATCTGTTTTGACTATAGTTAACGAAGCGGTGGCTAAGACTCCGCAGGTAAATGGTGCTTTTGCATGAAATAATACACTCCCTTTTAAAGTAT
Coding sequences within it:
- the hisC gene encoding histidinol-phosphate transaminase, whose product is MSFDLNTLLRPNIKSLTPYSSARDEFHGEAKIFLDANENSIGSPLVKWYNRYPDPYQHKIKEKLSAIKGVSPKQIFIGNGSDECIDLLYRAFCNPGKDNVIICPPTYGMYEVSANINDIELRTAPLLNDYQLDLVHMETLVDANTKLIWICSPNNPTGNSINRDDIEMVLNNFDGLVIVDEAYINFARQRSCISLLNEYPNLVVMQTLSKAWGLAGLRLGMSFASEEIISIYNKIKPPYNISEAVQELVIKALDNVEEVNAMIQELVKERGRLEEGLSKLNVVERIYPSDANFLLVKVVHARAIYEYLLSNQIVVRDRSKVILCEGCLRITVGTARENDEMLNALQKFIV
- a CDS encoding PQQ-dependent sugar dehydrogenase → MNRIISSVIFIFAVTFTACANDSTKNSQTANNGGLKLPAGFTATVVADKLGNARHIVVNSNGDVYVKLERLKDGKGILRLRDTNGDGIADETVAFGNFAGTGIAINNGYLYASSDEAVYRFKFNSKYEVENPDQPEVIVTGLVNKRQHSSKSLVFDNTGNMYVTIGAPSNACQEKDRTAGSPGQTPCPSLETAGGVWQFNPNKLNQTYADGVRYITGLRNVVGLDWNSSMNELYVTQHGRDQLNQLHPTQYSVEQSAELPAEEFFIAKKGMDFGWPFCYYDPIQKKKVLGPEYGGDGKIEGLCGTKEKPMYAFPAHWAPNALLFYTAKKFPSKYQGGAFIAFHGSWNRAPLKQGGYNIVFLPMKDGKPSGEYEIFADDFAGGEEFLTPAKAKHRPCGLAMGTDGSMYISDDQGGTIWKITYTGEK
- a CDS encoding cytochrome c; this translates as MKKISIAAVLIIGFIAVSFSSEQKDFKESFQRGKAVYKKVCITCHQPDGDGVPRMIPPLSKTKYILGAKEKLVHILVKGLNEEVEVNGDFYNTPMPAQPQLTNQEIADVLTFVRNSFGNKAAAVTVAEVINIRKKIK
- the hisB gene encoding bifunctional histidinol-phosphatase/imidazoleglycerol-phosphate dehydratase HisB, with protein sequence MKRVLFIDRDGTLINEAPPTYQLDSFDKLSFYPDVFFYLRKIAAEMDYELVMPTNQDGLGTAGFPEDTFWPLHNFVLKSFESEAVHFSEVLIDRTFPHENAPTRKPGIGMFTKYLNNPAYDLANSFVIGDRITDIQLAKNLGCKGIWINNDASLGAAEIKDQVADLRQSTIVLETIHWKEIYEFLKLGLRTVVHERNTNETKIRVELNLDGSGKANISTGLGFFDHMLDQIARHGKMDLNITTNGDLHIDEHHSIEDTGIALGEAFAKALADKRGLERYGFALPMDEAEAKVLIDFGGRNWIVWNATFKREKIGEMPTEMFFHFFKSFSDAAKCNLNIECHGDNEHHKIEAIFKAFAKAIRMAVKRDPLSNYLPSTKGVL
- a CDS encoding universal stress protein encodes the protein MEAILVPVDFSSTSMNAAAYAMNYARQVGGKLILVHVFECPLVYPTYQGAEITPQGLRDINIKELHLLAAQLTEKEPLVKVECMLFDGKLIEVIKQLEESMQISMVIMGITGVGKMTEKLVGSNTLDVSKYISTPVLIIPEKVSFVRITDIGLTTDFRDVQETIPEKMVKKIIDTTGAKLHVLNVDYAYQWTEDVLFESGLVENMFEHYHPKYHFIDRDNLVDGLNEYAEKYSIELLIVIPQKHNIIEKLFAGSHTKELVFHGEVPVLVMHNTVKQPAMA
- a CDS encoding DUF5103 domain-containing protein — translated: MQQLKITFWFFLLLVSSVNLFAQEPDKIYRSNIRSVKLTVQGDQLTYPVMRLNSGDQLELHFDDMDADVKYYSYTFVLCNADWSPAMLSQFDYMKGFSNVRIGTYRNSSIALTRYTHYTCNLPDRNTTPTRSGNYMLKVFVNGDTSQLALTKRFLVIDNKVSAGATVLQPFNSMYFKTHQKLQFTVNVQNIKPTNIFQQIKIVILQNNRWDNCTRNIQPTFIRQNILEYNTEADGLFAAQKEWRWVNLTSFRLQTERIEKADYTNKGQTLFVKPEGERNSLHYMYYRDANGMYELRNIEQNNPYWQGDYASVWFRYVSPDRQPIPDKDIYLFGELTNYEITDANRMIFNEETGMYENKQLLKQGMYDYIYITKDKKTKQLSTDQTEGNWWETENNYSILVYYRELGGRADELIGITQVNSIANRPNFNNRN